In a single window of the Pseudopipra pipra isolate bDixPip1 chromosome Z, bDixPip1.hap1, whole genome shotgun sequence genome:
- the LOC135407231 gene encoding uncharacterized LOC128092250 homolog has translation MLLLLSLLPLPLLLQILLLLLLPHDNCFPRLSRYQPQTLKVRVLPFALGYWFT, from the coding sequence ATGCTGCTGCTACTGTCACTTCTGCCGCTGCCGCTGTTGTTacagattttgcttttgctcCTTCTACCGCATGACAATTGTTTTCCTCGTCTAAGCAGATACCAGCCTCAGACGCTCAAGGTGAGAGTCTTGCCTTTCGCTCTGGGCTACTGGTTCACTTAA